TGATCGTGCACAAGTTAAAGAAGTTTTAGATAATATTATTGATTATACGCAATCACATTTTACATTTGAAGAAAGTTTGCAAGAAGAAGCAAATTATAAATATCGTGTACCCCATAAACGCGTACATGATTTATTTATTAAGCGTATCGAGGGTTATCGCCAAGATTTTCAAGACGGTAAATCGATTGAAAATGAGTTAAGTGAAGTCTTAGCAAAATGGTTGATTAACCATATTCAACACGATGATGCAGATTATGTTGGGGCAGTGAAACATAATATGATGGGGATTATTCGTGAAAATGAAAAGAAAAAAGGCAAAAACTGGTTTCAACGCTTTTTCTCTTAACTCTATTAATTGAGATAATAAAAACTGAAATAAAATGAATAAGATTCTTATTAGCGCAGCAAACCAGAGGTTTTGGTTTGCTTTTTTTATGCCTAAACTTTGATTTTCACTGAGGACAAAGGCAAAATAGCAGCACTTTATTACGAAACACCTCATGCAGGATTATTCTATGTCACGATGGTTATCGCCGCTCATGGCATTTTGTCTTTCATTTATGATTATTGTTGGCTTAGCGCCAAGTCTCGATATTCAGTTTGATCGACAAATTGATTTTTGGTTATTGTGGTTAGCAACTATGCTGCTTTTGGCATTGCCAATCACCTATTTAGAAATTGCACTTGCAAAACGTTCGAAACAAAGTCCGCTTGCCGCTTTGGCTGCTTTGACACGTGATGCTGATGCTTCACAAAAATGGCGCATTGTGGGGTGGCTTTCCGTCGTATTTATTCCATTTCTTGCAGGCGCAATTGTATCTAATATCACTGTGAATGCTTTGCAAAGTGTACAGTTAAGTTTACAAGCCAATGTATTCTTTGTGATCTGTGCGGTGGTGGCATTTGCATTGTCATTTTTATCTCGTCAGATTTTAGTCGTGTTGACGACATTGGCTGTGATTGCTTCTTTGATTGTAGCAAATGTATTTGGTACAGCCTTACAGCCTTGGCATGTCACCGCTATTGAATTTAAGGAGTGGGGTAATGCAGCGATTTTGGCATTGGTTGCGAGTGGCTTAGGACTAGGTTTGTATTGGCAGACGAACACCTTGCATGCAAAAGAAAGTGCTGCAACGGGTGTTGTACTGCCAATTTGGTTGGCACAGTTAATTGCTGTCATTGCTTTTGGTTTCTTTGCTGTATCCGCACAAATCCCTGCATATACGGTATGTTTTGCCGCAATAGCAAGTGCAGCCTTGTTATTACAATTGGCAAAAGAGCAGTTAAGCCAACGTCAAATTGCACCTGTTTTACAGTTTGTGATTGTGTTGGTGGCATTGTTGGTATGGGCAATTCCAAATATAGCTGTGATTTTCAATCCAATCTTGATGTTATGGGGTTTAGTGATTTGTTTAATCTATGCAATTTTTGTGGGTTGGATCATGAAGATCAGTCATTTGCGTAAAGCAATGAATTTCAGCAATGAGGCATTTTATAATATTTGGCGTATCGCGGTGCGTATTGTGTCACCTTTAGCGATTGTGCTTGCAATCATTGCTTTAGTGGGACAATTGTTCTAATGACGCTGGATCGAACATCTAAAGTTTGGGTGGCATATGCTACTCAAACGCAGCAGTTTCATATCGCTGTTGCTTTTCAAGAGGGTATGACGGCTTTGGATGCAATTGTACAAAGTGGCATCCAAGCGCAGATTGAGTTACCTGAGAAATATCAGTTGGGTATTTTTGGGCTAAAGATCGCGGATGAACACCAGTTGCTCCAAGCAGGGGATCGGGTGGAAATTTATCGTGCATTGACCATCAATCCGAAAGATATTCGCCGTAATCGCGCCAAGGCAAATCCTGTTGGACGCTATTGTCGTGGCAATCGTTATCGCCAATTATTATCCAAATAGTACTTTATTTTGTTGATCGCTTAAAACTATCTACTTGATAATAAAAAACCCCTAGCTAAGGGGTTTCTTTTTATTCTAAATTGACTATAGTGGAGGCGCATTCAAAATTGCTTCTTTGGAAGCAGGCAAACCAGGTTGAGATTCTGGGATCGTCTCTAATCCTTCAATATTAGACACAATTCCTGACTCATTAAAATATATTTTTAAGTGTTGCCCATGTGCTGCTGGAATTTTTGCTTTTTTCGCGTAAGTTCCAGGGATGTAGTTGTAAATGTAGTCCCAACGTAGTGGATTTAATGGATCTGTTACAGTTGGACTGCCTAGCAAAAAGCGGACTTGTTGATAACTCATACCGACTTGAACTTTTGAGGCCTGGGCTTGGGTGAGTGGTGTTCCTTGTGGAATGTCTACCTTATAGACACCGAATACTGAACATCCACCAAGTAAAGAAGCGACGAATAACGTCAGCATGATTTTTTGCATTTTGCTACACTATCCCAAATTAATTATGATGCAATTGATCTATGGATAGATCATACTGCATCTCAAGACTGTTGCATATTCCAACTTAAAATTTGTTGAGAGACCCTTTTATATGCCTATTTCAAATCAGGATTTACGCAAAGCTGGACTTAAAGTTACCCTACCACGAATCAAGATTTTGGAATTATTAGAAAATTCAAGACAACATCACTTGAGCGCGGAAGACATTTATAAAACATTACTTGAACAAGGTGAAGATGTGGGTCTTGCGACCGTATATCGTGTGTTAACACAATTTGAGGCAGCTGGAATTATTCAGCGCCATCATTTTGAAAATAATCACTCTGTTTTTGAAATCATGCAAGAGGATCACCACGATCACCTTGTGTGCCAAAACTGTAATAAAGTAATTGAATTTACAAATGATATTATTGAACATGAGCAGCATAAAGTTGCTGAGCAATACGGTTTTAATCTTACAGGACATTCATTAAACCTCTATGGTTATTGTGATGAACAAGAATGCCAAGAAGCATTTCGTAAGAAATAAAATCACATAAATACAACAAATTAAAAAAGGGAGCTAGTGGTTTAGCTCCCTTTTTACACGCTTTTAAAAAATGATTATTGACCGTCAAAGGTTAGTTTGTTGTTGGCATTCAATAACTGTGCACCACCTTCTTCATCAAGCTTAATCTGTAGACGTAAGTCATTTGGTGAGTCTGCATGTTTTAGCGCATCTTTATAGGTAATTTGACCTGCTTTATAAAGATCAAATAAAGCTTGGTCAAAGGTTTGCATACCCAATTCACGTGAGCGTTTCATTAAATCTTTGATTTCATGTACATCACCTTTACGGATCAAATCTGAAATTAATGGCGAGTTAATGAGAATCTCAATTGCCGCACGGCGTGAATTGCCATCTGGGGTTGGGATGAGTTGCTGCGCAATCATGGCTTTGAGGTTTAAGGACAAGTCCATAAACAATTGACTATGACGGTCTGATTCAAAGAAGTGAATAATACGATCGATGGCTTGGTTGGCGTTATTGGCATGCAGGGTTGCAAAGACCAAGTGACCTGTTTCAGCAAAGGCAATCGCATAATCCATGGTTTCACGAGAACGAATCTCACCAATCAAAATGACGTCAGGTGCTTGACGTAAAGTATTTTTCAGTGCGACTTCAAAAGAGTCTGTATCAATGCCTACTTCGCGTTGGGTGATAATACAGCCTGCATGTTCATGTACGAACTCGATTGGGTCTTCGATGGTAATAATATGACCTTTAGAGTTTTGATTTCGGTAACCGATCAATGATGCCAAAGAGGTCGATTTACCTGTACCTGTTGCTCCTACAAAAATGATAATGCCACGCTTGGTCATGGCGAGATCTTTTAAGATTGGTGGTAGCTTTAAATCTTCCATGGTCGGAATCGTGGTTTCGATTCGACGTAAAATCATCCCTGGTTGATCACGTTGCTGAAATGCACTGACACGAAAACGTGCAGTTTTGTCTTTGTTGACAATGGCAAAGTTGCACTCACGCGTTTCGGCAAATTCTTTACGTTGTTTATCATTCATGATTGAGTGAATAATTTGCCCGACCAATTCTCCAGTCAATTTAGTTTTGACCACAGGAACAATTTGACCATTAATCTTCATTGATGGTTCAACATCGGCAGTAATAAACAAGTCCGATGCCTTTTGCTCAATCATCATATTAAGCAAATCATTAAAATCCATTCTAATTCCCCAAATTTACTTTTTCTTATAAGAATGATTCTGGCTGTTTTGCCGCAGTACGTGCCACTTGTGCGCTGATCGTGCCTTTAGAGACCAATGTTTTTAAACTTTGGTCGAGTGTGGTCATACCGTAGTTGGCACCTGTTTGAATCGCAGAATACATTTGTGCGACTTTATTTTCACGGATCAAGTTACGAATCGCAGGTACACCGATCATAATTTCATGTGCAGCCACACGCCCACCGCCATTTTTCTTCAGTAGGGTTTGTGAAATCACGGCTTGTAAAGATTCAGATAACATGGCACGGACCATGTCTTTTTCTTCAGCAGGGAATACGTCAATCACACGGTCAATGGTTTTTGCCGCAGAAGTGGTATGGAGCGTACCAAAGACCAAGTGACCTGTTTCAGCAGCAGTTAAGGCTAAACGAATGGTCTCAAGGTCACGCATCTCACCGACCAAGATAATGTCAGGGTCTTCACGCAGTGCTGAGCGTAGTGCTTCATTAAAGCCGTGTGTATCACGATGGACTTCACGTTGATTGATCAAGCATTTTTTAGACTGGTGTACAAACTCGATCGGGTCTTCTACCGTTAAAATATGATCATAGCGGTTGTCATTGATATAATCGAGCATCGCAGCGAGGGTAGTTGATTTACCTGAACCCGTAGGACCTGTGACCAACACGATTCCTCTTGGATAATCACAAATGTCTTTAAAGATTTGCCCAAGACCTAAGTCTTCCATAGTCAAAACTTTAGATGGAATGGTACGAAATACCGCACCTGCACCGCGATTTTGGTTAAATGCGTTGACACGAAAACGTGCCACCCCTGG
The DNA window shown above is from Acinetobacter piscicola and carries:
- the fur gene encoding ferric iron uptake transcriptional regulator, which translates into the protein MPISNQDLRKAGLKVTLPRIKILELLENSRQHHLSAEDIYKTLLEQGEDVGLATVYRVLTQFEAAGIIQRHHFENNHSVFEIMQEDHHDHLVCQNCNKVIEFTNDIIEHEQHKVAEQYGFNLTGHSLNLYGYCDEQECQEAFRKK
- a CDS encoding outer membrane protein assembly factor BamE, whose amino-acid sequence is MQKIMLTLFVASLLGGCSVFGVYKVDIPQGTPLTQAQASKVQVGMSYQQVRFLLGSPTVTDPLNPLRWDYIYNYIPGTYAKKAKIPAAHGQHLKIYFNESGIVSNIEGLETIPESQPGLPASKEAILNAPPL
- a CDS encoding RnfH family protein, producing MTLDRTSKVWVAYATQTQQFHIAVAFQEGMTALDAIVQSGIQAQIELPEKYQLGIFGLKIADEHQLLQAGDRVEIYRALTINPKDIRRNRAKANPVGRYCRGNRYRQLLSK
- a CDS encoding type IV pilus twitching motility protein PilT, yielding MDITELLAFSVKNGASDLHLSAGMPPMIRVDGEVRRINLPAFEHKDVHRLVYDIMNDKQRRDYEEQLETDFSFEVPGVARFRVNAFNQNRGAGAVFRTIPSKVLTMEDLGLGQIFKDICDYPRGIVLVTGPTGSGKSTTLAAMLDYINDNRYDHILTVEDPIEFVHQSKKCLINQREVHRDTHGFNEALRSALREDPDIILVGEMRDLETIRLALTAAETGHLVFGTLHTTSAAKTIDRVIDVFPAEEKDMVRAMLSESLQAVISQTLLKKNGGGRVAAHEIMIGVPAIRNLIRENKVAQMYSAIQTGANYGMTTLDQSLKTLVSKGTISAQVARTAAKQPESFL
- a CDS encoding bacteriohemerythrin, whose product is MKMKWLPEYNTGIEVIDDQHKRILDYINDLQNVDIVSDRAQVKEVLDNIIDYTQSHFTFEESLQEEANYKYRVPHKRVHDLFIKRIEGYRQDFQDGKSIENELSEVLAKWLINHIQHDDADYVGAVKHNMMGIIRENEKKKGKNWFQRFFS
- a CDS encoding PilT/PilU family type 4a pilus ATPase; translation: MDFNDLLNMMIEQKASDLFITADVEPSMKINGQIVPVVKTKLTGELVGQIIHSIMNDKQRKEFAETRECNFAIVNKDKTARFRVSAFQQRDQPGMILRRIETTIPTMEDLKLPPILKDLAMTKRGIIIFVGATGTGKSTSLASLIGYRNQNSKGHIITIEDPIEFVHEHAGCIITQREVGIDTDSFEVALKNTLRQAPDVILIGEIRSRETMDYAIAFAETGHLVFATLHANNANQAIDRIIHFFESDRHSQLFMDLSLNLKAMIAQQLIPTPDGNSRRAAIEILINSPLISDLIRKGDVHEIKDLMKRSRELGMQTFDQALFDLYKAGQITYKDALKHADSPNDLRLQIKLDEEGGAQLLNANNKLTFDGQ